One part of the Anaeromyxobacter sp. Fw109-5 genome encodes these proteins:
- a CDS encoding DUF507 family protein yields the protein MRLYPKVIPTIAREVIQTLMQDGDIEVETLRIADAEMDMAAIMKEYLAAEERVNAATREALERRGYDHSKFSQVKREMADVRGFKMGDEGIEYVIGQMIEFLLISRNVEEVYSEDHALRKKVFGIFKKHLDVDDEIDREARARLKHLQEGTSAWDVEYQKTVELLRRSRGLI from the coding sequence ATGCGGCTTTACCCCAAGGTCATCCCCACGATCGCCCGCGAGGTCATCCAGACCCTCATGCAGGACGGCGACATCGAGGTCGAGACCCTGCGCATCGCCGACGCCGAGATGGACATGGCGGCGATCATGAAGGAGTACCTCGCCGCCGAGGAGCGCGTGAACGCCGCGACCCGCGAGGCGCTGGAGCGCCGCGGCTACGATCACTCCAAGTTCAGCCAGGTGAAGCGCGAGATGGCGGACGTCCGCGGCTTCAAGATGGGCGACGAGGGGATCGAGTACGTCATCGGCCAGATGATCGAGTTCCTCCTCATCTCGCGGAACGTCGAGGAGGTCTACTCCGAGGATCACGCCCTCCGGAAGAAGGTCTTCGGCATCTTCAAGAAGCACCTCGACGTCGACGACGAGATCGATCGCGAGGCGCGCGCCCGCCTGAAGCACCTGCAGGAGGGGACCAGCGCCTGGGACGTCGAGTATCAGAAGACGGTCGAGCTCCTCCGCCGCTCCCGCGGCCTGATCTGA
- a CDS encoding nucleoside triphosphate pyrophosphatase, with amino-acid sequence MAFRLVLASQSPRRRELLDQLGVAHEVRPANTDESVHPGEPARAYVLRVAREKARAVEGELVLAADTAVVLRGEVLGKPRDAEDARRMLAALSGTAHEVLTGVCVRRRPGRGSAVELDAVVSTAVRFAPLGPAEISWYVATGEPLDKAGAYAIQGVGGAFVLGVEGSVSNVVGLPLAETAELLRRAGHPLPWDAPGGPAQGGGAP; translated from the coding sequence ATGGCGTTCCGGCTCGTCCTCGCGTCGCAGAGCCCGCGCCGGCGCGAGCTGCTCGACCAGCTCGGCGTCGCCCACGAGGTGCGCCCGGCGAACACCGACGAGTCGGTGCACCCGGGGGAGCCCGCTCGCGCCTACGTCCTGCGGGTCGCCCGCGAGAAGGCGCGCGCCGTGGAGGGGGAGCTCGTCCTCGCGGCCGACACCGCCGTGGTGCTCCGGGGGGAGGTGCTCGGCAAGCCCCGCGACGCGGAGGACGCGCGCCGCATGCTCGCAGCGCTGTCCGGCACCGCCCACGAGGTGCTGACGGGCGTCTGCGTCCGGCGCCGCCCCGGCCGCGGGTCCGCCGTGGAGCTCGACGCGGTGGTGTCGACGGCGGTGCGCTTCGCGCCGCTCGGGCCCGCCGAGATCTCCTGGTACGTCGCGACCGGCGAGCCGCTGGACAAGGCCGGCGCCTACGCCATCCAGGGCGTCGGGGGAGCGTTCGTCCTCGGCGTGGAGGGGAGCGTCTCCAACGTCGTCGGCCTGCCGCTCGCGGAGACCGCCGAGCTGCTCCGCCGCGCCGGCCACCCCCTCCCCTGGGACGCGCCCGGCGGCCCGGCGCAGGGCGGGGGAGCGCCGTGA
- a CDS encoding peptidylprolyl isomerase, whose product MLEGLRANKGGIITWIFLGAIILVFVISFGPGSLNQGGGCAGAGASYAAKVNGKTIPAVEWERQYSQLYDLYQSQMGGGFTRELAAQLGLAEQALSQLVDRELVIQEAKERGIVVSDEELSSAIHAIPAFHRSGAFHFETYEAAARQNFGSPAKFESWYREQLLYGKMLAAVGETVKVSGAEVKEAWQADADKLSLSFVRFPLAAFQAEVKPSDAEVKAFAEKDGARIEQFHKDNAARFDQQKKVRVRHVLARVTPGADDAAARKKIEEAAARVKQGEAFEKVVAALSDDEGTKARGGDLGFVTEGLFDEQFAKAALALEQGQVSAPVRSASGWHLVKAEEVVPAKKVSLADARLDIARELLQQDRARKLAAERAQAAHAAARSGKPLAQQFPDAEAAKKAKATPVKVGGQTIAAEETGTFTASSPFVPKLGPAAELVGAARAAKAGEVLPKVYDLPAGPVVAVVTARETPDEKAFEGARDQVAERLRNEKEAQVVSRWLEGLRKDAEIERNLSLLGSAAAAQ is encoded by the coding sequence ATGCTGGAAGGCCTGCGGGCAAACAAGGGCGGCATCATCACCTGGATCTTCCTCGGGGCGATCATCCTCGTGTTCGTGATCAGCTTCGGTCCGGGCAGCCTCAACCAGGGCGGCGGCTGCGCGGGGGCGGGAGCCTCCTACGCCGCGAAGGTCAACGGGAAGACCATCCCGGCGGTGGAGTGGGAGCGGCAGTACTCGCAGCTGTACGACCTCTACCAGTCGCAGATGGGCGGCGGGTTCACCCGCGAGCTCGCGGCCCAGCTCGGCCTGGCCGAGCAGGCGCTGAGCCAGCTCGTCGATCGCGAGCTGGTGATCCAGGAGGCGAAGGAGCGCGGCATCGTCGTCTCCGACGAGGAGCTCTCGAGCGCCATCCACGCGATCCCCGCCTTCCACCGGAGCGGTGCCTTCCACTTCGAGACCTACGAGGCGGCGGCGCGCCAGAACTTCGGGTCGCCCGCCAAGTTCGAGAGCTGGTACCGCGAGCAGCTCCTCTACGGCAAGATGCTCGCCGCCGTCGGCGAGACGGTGAAGGTCTCCGGCGCCGAGGTCAAGGAGGCGTGGCAGGCCGACGCCGACAAGCTCTCGCTCTCGTTCGTCCGCTTCCCGCTCGCCGCCTTCCAGGCCGAGGTGAAGCCCTCCGACGCCGAGGTGAAGGCGTTCGCGGAGAAGGACGGCGCGCGCATCGAGCAGTTCCACAAGGACAACGCCGCCCGCTTCGACCAGCAGAAGAAGGTCCGGGTGCGCCACGTCCTCGCGCGCGTGACCCCGGGCGCGGACGACGCGGCGGCGCGGAAGAAGATCGAGGAGGCCGCCGCCCGCGTGAAGCAGGGCGAGGCCTTCGAGAAGGTCGTCGCGGCGCTCTCCGACGACGAGGGGACGAAGGCCCGCGGCGGGGATCTCGGCTTCGTGACCGAGGGCCTGTTCGACGAGCAGTTCGCGAAGGCGGCGCTCGCCCTCGAGCAGGGGCAGGTCTCGGCGCCGGTCCGCAGCGCCTCCGGCTGGCACCTCGTCAAGGCGGAGGAGGTCGTCCCGGCCAAGAAGGTCTCGCTCGCCGACGCCCGCCTGGACATCGCGCGCGAGCTCCTCCAGCAGGACCGGGCGCGCAAGCTCGCCGCCGAGCGCGCCCAGGCCGCGCACGCCGCCGCCCGCAGCGGCAAGCCGCTCGCCCAGCAGTTCCCGGACGCGGAGGCGGCCAAGAAGGCGAAGGCGACGCCCGTGAAGGTCGGCGGCCAGACGATCGCCGCCGAGGAGACGGGCACGTTCACCGCCTCGAGCCCGTTCGTGCCGAAGCTGGGCCCAGCGGCCGAGCTCGTCGGCGCCGCCCGCGCGGCGAAGGCCGGCGAGGTCCTCCCGAAGGTGTACGACCTGCCCGCCGGGCCGGTCGTCGCGGTGGTGACCGCGCGCGAGACGCCGGACGAGAAGGCGTTCGAGGGCGCGCGGGACCAGGTGGCCGAGCGGCTGCGCAACGAGAAGGAGGCGCAGGTGGTCTCGCGGTGGCTCGAGGGCCTCCGCAAGGACGCCGAGATCGAGCGCAACCTCTCGCTGCTCGGGAGCGCCGCCGCCGCGCAGTAG
- a CDS encoding DUF3108 domain-containing protein, whose product MIGPIVALTLAAGPACGLPPLSDGQRPWRAGETLELQLAILGALKAGTLQLSVERPMSGGRIVPLRARARTSAPLDAIRRFAGVALSWIDVGTLLPERYLDDLDDAGVRKTSDTRIPEDAERITIFTRRGDRPSETTYGATGEVLDALSAVYYLRAARLAPGEPFCFDMIAVRRFWHVEGSVAAEPERVETPAGDFDTLRLDAVARRVDRPDARPRPITLWITRDARRLLVAATSEIDLGSVRAELASVRGAR is encoded by the coding sequence GTGATCGGGCCGATCGTCGCCCTGACGCTCGCGGCCGGCCCCGCCTGCGGGCTGCCGCCGCTCTCGGACGGCCAGCGCCCGTGGCGCGCGGGCGAGACGCTCGAGCTCCAGCTGGCCATCCTCGGGGCGCTGAAGGCGGGCACGCTCCAGCTCTCGGTGGAGCGGCCCATGTCCGGCGGGCGCATCGTCCCGCTCCGGGCCCGCGCCCGCACCAGCGCGCCCCTCGACGCCATCCGGAGGTTCGCGGGCGTGGCGCTCTCGTGGATCGACGTCGGCACGCTGCTGCCCGAGCGCTACCTCGACGACCTCGACGACGCCGGCGTCCGCAAGACGAGCGACACGCGGATCCCGGAGGACGCCGAGCGGATCACCATCTTCACCCGCAGGGGGGATCGCCCGAGCGAGACGACCTACGGCGCGACGGGCGAGGTGCTCGACGCGCTCTCCGCCGTGTACTACCTGCGCGCGGCGCGGCTCGCGCCGGGCGAGCCGTTCTGCTTCGACATGATCGCGGTCCGCCGCTTCTGGCACGTGGAGGGGAGCGTCGCCGCGGAGCCGGAGCGAGTGGAGACGCCGGCCGGGGACTTCGACACCCTGCGGCTCGACGCGGTCGCGCGCCGTGTCGATCGCCCCGACGCGCGCCCGCGCCCGATCACGCTCTGGATCACGCGGGACGCGCGGCGCCTGCTGGTGGCCGCGACGTCGGAGATCGATCTCGGGTCCGTCCGCGCCGAGCTCGCGTCGGTGCGGGGCGCGCGCTGA
- a CDS encoding YggS family pyridoxal phosphate-dependent enzyme produces MSVAARLAALRADLPAGVTLVAVSKTQPAAAIREAYEAGQRDFGENYAQEWREKADALADLPELRWHFIGALQTNKVKYLAGRVAYVHTVDREELARELSRRFAQKGAVARVFVEVNTGGEASKAGCAPGEVPALAAAIRDLPSLELVGVMGIPPPEDDPRPHFRALRALRDALGVRELSMGMSGDWRVAVEEGATFVRIGSAIFGARAPRAG; encoded by the coding sequence GTGAGCGTCGCCGCGCGCCTCGCCGCGCTGCGGGCGGACCTCCCCGCCGGCGTGACGCTGGTGGCGGTCTCGAAGACGCAGCCCGCCGCGGCGATCCGCGAGGCGTACGAGGCGGGTCAGCGCGACTTCGGCGAGAACTACGCGCAGGAATGGCGCGAGAAGGCGGACGCGCTCGCCGACCTGCCGGAGCTCCGCTGGCACTTCATCGGCGCCCTGCAGACGAACAAGGTGAAGTACCTCGCCGGCCGCGTCGCCTACGTGCACACCGTGGATCGCGAGGAGCTCGCCCGCGAGCTCTCGCGCCGCTTCGCCCAGAAGGGCGCGGTCGCGCGGGTCTTCGTCGAGGTGAACACCGGCGGCGAGGCCTCGAAGGCGGGCTGCGCGCCCGGCGAGGTCCCCGCGCTCGCGGCCGCGATCCGCGACCTGCCCTCGCTCGAGCTCGTCGGCGTGATGGGCATCCCGCCGCCGGAAGACGACCCGCGCCCGCACTTCCGCGCCCTGCGCGCCCTGCGGGACGCGCTCGGCGTCCGCGAGCTGTCGATGGGCATGAGCGGCGACTGGCGCGTCGCCGTCGAGGAAGGCGCGACGTTCGTGCGGATCGGGTCGGCGATCTTCGGTGCGCGCGCGCCCAGGGCGGGTTGA
- a CDS encoding DUF4091 domain-containing protein, with protein sequence MRAALPLLLLAACSGSTPVRSSAAAAPAASRGAPVEIGVASGLEKLRPGDPVPGQRQVSLVAARGECESAQIAVRATHRIALLSAAAAPLRGPGAVSVQLYRVATLALPRGSGPEGTAGEWPDPLVPARDAFFGEARRAFPVEVASGRLQAIWVEVCVPAGAAPGEYRGEVRLRDGDRALAAVPVRLRVWPFALPATGTFTAAFGLPTRVGTRALGRPDDPELGRALAAVLLRHRISPYTLSADPPDGTCTARRCDLDWSRFDAELGPVLDGTLVPGVKGTFAEVRISAKVWDGPEQDLAATLRAWKRHFDARGWGDRLWLYTLDEPRPEQFPELRRRARLARQAGIRVFATLAPHPALAGAVDAFAPNLTLAPERPERGVSFSYASCMSHGCDEIPPGGPTRTAMLRDFRGWPGYAIDRPATAARAVPWLGWRRGLSGELYYDVLHAWIDADPWHDVRAFAGNGDGTLLYPGRPAELGGEHGFPVESIRLKVIRDALEDVELLRMADAAGLGALAQRTAARLIPTARGFERAPRPWLDARFALGEALARRTLAAAQHGARR encoded by the coding sequence ATGCGTGCCGCCCTTCCCCTCCTCCTCCTCGCGGCGTGCTCGGGGAGCACTCCCGTCCGGTCGTCGGCGGCGGCTGCACCGGCCGCCTCCCGCGGTGCCCCGGTCGAGATCGGGGTCGCGAGCGGGCTCGAGAAGCTGCGGCCGGGGGATCCCGTCCCCGGGCAGCGCCAGGTCTCGCTCGTCGCGGCCCGCGGAGAGTGCGAGTCCGCCCAGATCGCGGTTCGCGCGACCCACCGGATCGCGTTGCTCTCGGCCGCGGCCGCGCCGCTCCGCGGGCCCGGCGCCGTCTCGGTGCAGCTCTACCGGGTGGCGACGCTCGCGCTCCCCCGCGGGTCGGGTCCCGAGGGCACCGCGGGCGAGTGGCCGGACCCGCTCGTGCCGGCGCGCGATGCCTTCTTCGGCGAGGCTCGCCGTGCGTTCCCCGTGGAGGTCGCGTCCGGGCGCCTGCAGGCGATCTGGGTGGAGGTCTGCGTCCCAGCCGGCGCGGCGCCGGGCGAGTACCGAGGCGAGGTGCGCCTCCGGGACGGCGATCGCGCGCTGGCGGCCGTGCCGGTACGCCTGCGTGTCTGGCCGTTCGCGCTCCCCGCCACCGGGACCTTCACCGCGGCCTTCGGGCTCCCCACGCGCGTCGGTACGCGCGCGCTGGGGCGCCCGGACGATCCGGAGCTCGGGCGCGCCCTGGCTGCGGTGCTCCTGCGCCACCGGATCTCGCCCTATACGCTCTCGGCCGATCCGCCGGACGGCACCTGCACGGCGCGCCGCTGCGACCTCGACTGGTCGCGCTTCGACGCCGAGCTCGGCCCGGTGCTCGACGGCACGCTGGTGCCGGGGGTGAAGGGCACGTTCGCCGAGGTGCGGATCTCCGCGAAGGTCTGGGACGGACCGGAGCAGGACCTCGCCGCGACGCTCCGCGCCTGGAAGCGTCACTTCGACGCGCGCGGCTGGGGCGACCGGCTCTGGCTCTACACGCTCGACGAGCCGCGGCCCGAGCAGTTCCCCGAGCTGCGCCGTCGCGCCCGCCTCGCCCGGCAGGCCGGGATCCGGGTGTTCGCGACGCTGGCGCCTCATCCCGCGCTCGCCGGCGCGGTCGACGCGTTCGCGCCGAACCTCACGCTGGCGCCGGAGCGTCCGGAGCGCGGCGTCTCGTTCTCCTACGCCTCGTGCATGTCCCACGGCTGCGACGAGATCCCCCCCGGCGGGCCGACCCGCACGGCGATGCTGCGCGACTTCCGCGGCTGGCCCGGGTACGCCATCGACCGCCCGGCCACCGCCGCTCGCGCGGTGCCGTGGCTCGGCTGGCGGCGCGGGCTCTCGGGCGAGCTCTACTACGACGTGCTGCACGCCTGGATCGACGCGGACCCCTGGCACGACGTCCGCGCCTTCGCGGGGAACGGGGACGGGACGCTCCTCTACCCCGGCCGGCCGGCGGAGCTCGGCGGCGAGCACGGGTTCCCGGTGGAGTCGATCCGGCTCAAGGTCATCCGAGACGCCCTCGAGGACGTGGAGCTGCTGCGCATGGCCGACGCCGCCGGGCTCGGCGCGCTCGCGCAGAGGACCGCGGCGCGGCTGATCCCGACCGCCCGCGGGTTCGAGCGCGCGCCGCGGCCGTGGCTCGACGCGCGCTTCGCGCTCGGCGAGGCGCTCGCCCGGCGGACGCTCGCGGCGGCGCAGCACGGAGCGCGCCGGTGA
- the mreC gene encoding rod shape-determining protein MreC: MSVFALLRRYRELILVAVLLVVPLGVYFAHARKPSERSRLDRAILWLTTPVERAVGWTVSGAVGAWDGYLALRHAREKATALSQKVNELEIERQQLLAERAEVERLRKLLGFAQASPDRKYVGGRIVGVRLAPAGLQVVTIDRGAEDGVEKLMPVVVADGVVGRVHAVSAHTADVLVVTDRNSSIAAVVERTRARANVRGLGKPDACKLDYALRVEDMIEGDVLVTSGTDGVFPRGLPIGKVTKLERNQHGLFQEARVVPSVDVTRLEEVLVVTDWERTADILPAAYVPGHAP; the protein is encoded by the coding sequence GTGTCCGTGTTCGCACTGCTGAGGCGGTACCGCGAGCTCATCCTCGTCGCGGTGCTGCTCGTCGTACCGCTCGGTGTCTACTTCGCGCACGCGAGGAAGCCGAGCGAGCGCTCGAGGCTCGATCGCGCCATCCTGTGGCTCACCACCCCGGTGGAGCGGGCCGTGGGCTGGACGGTCTCGGGCGCGGTCGGCGCGTGGGACGGGTATCTCGCGCTCCGTCACGCGCGCGAGAAGGCGACGGCGCTGTCTCAGAAGGTGAACGAGCTCGAGATCGAGCGGCAGCAGCTCCTCGCGGAGCGGGCGGAGGTGGAGCGCCTGCGGAAGCTGCTCGGGTTCGCGCAGGCGTCGCCGGACCGCAAGTACGTCGGCGGACGGATCGTGGGCGTTCGGCTCGCGCCCGCGGGGCTCCAGGTCGTGACGATCGATCGCGGCGCCGAGGACGGCGTGGAGAAGTTGATGCCGGTCGTGGTCGCCGACGGAGTGGTGGGGCGCGTCCACGCGGTCTCCGCGCACACGGCGGACGTGCTCGTGGTCACCGACCGCAACAGCTCGATCGCCGCGGTGGTGGAGCGCACGCGCGCCCGCGCCAACGTGCGGGGGCTCGGCAAGCCGGACGCGTGCAAGCTCGACTACGCGCTGCGCGTCGAGGACATGATCGAGGGCGACGTGCTCGTCACCTCGGGCACCGACGGCGTGTTCCCGCGCGGCCTCCCCATCGGCAAGGTGACGAAGCTCGAGCGGAACCAGCACGGTCTGTTCCAGGAGGCGCGCGTGGTCCCCTCGGTCGACGTCACTCGCCTCGAGGAGGTGCTCGTGGTCACCGACTGGGAGCGGACCGCGGACATCCTCCCGGCCGCCTACGTGCCCGGACACGCCCCGTGA
- a CDS encoding DUF3108 domain-containing protein, translating to MHQRLATLALALALALLVAPAAARGFAPGEETVFRITYLSLPTGEGRIVVGKPEGDIWPVIFQAKTQGIAGLIDIREHLVSYWDARTRLTRGSDLKAYEVGDFHQDSARFDRERGQATVTVQRKGKKKEKTIDVPRDVQDLTSAFMWLRLQPLAVGRRFDVPVASGTHQFTLVAEVVGREQVETPAGTFPGLKVKIGTALQGKFSTKRDSWMWLSDDGRHVLLRAEADFAVGSIVAELSRYTPGGEVAAR from the coding sequence TTGCACCAGCGCCTCGCCACCCTCGCCCTCGCCCTCGCCCTCGCCCTCCTCGTCGCCCCCGCGGCGGCGCGGGGGTTCGCTCCGGGCGAGGAGACCGTGTTCCGGATCACGTATCTCAGCCTGCCCACCGGCGAGGGACGGATCGTGGTCGGCAAGCCGGAGGGCGACATCTGGCCGGTGATCTTCCAGGCCAAGACCCAGGGCATCGCAGGGCTCATCGACATCCGCGAGCACCTCGTCAGCTACTGGGATGCGCGCACGCGGCTCACCCGTGGGTCCGACCTCAAGGCGTACGAGGTGGGCGACTTCCACCAGGACAGCGCGCGCTTCGACCGCGAGCGCGGTCAGGCGACGGTCACGGTCCAGCGCAAGGGCAAGAAGAAGGAGAAGACCATCGACGTCCCGCGCGACGTGCAGGACCTGACGAGCGCGTTCATGTGGCTGCGACTCCAGCCGCTCGCCGTCGGCCGCCGCTTCGACGTCCCGGTCGCGTCCGGCACCCACCAGTTCACGCTCGTGGCCGAGGTCGTCGGCCGCGAGCAGGTCGAGACGCCCGCGGGCACGTTCCCCGGGCTCAAGGTGAAGATCGGCACCGCGCTCCAGGGGAAGTTCTCGACCAAGCGCGACTCGTGGATGTGGCTCTCCGACGACGGGCGGCACGTGCTGCTCCGCGCCGAGGCGGACTTCGCGGTGGGGAGCATCGTCGCGGAGCTGAGCAGGTACACCCCGGGCGGCGAGGTCGCCGCGCGCTGA
- a CDS encoding class I fructose-bisphosphate aldolase encodes MPERTTARVKEILSWYQSDNPGTLANLHRLLMTGTLGGTGKLVILPVDQGFEHGPARSFAPNPEGYDPQYHFQLAIDAGCNAYAAPLGFIEAGAARYAGQIPTILKLNNSDSLSKLGGAPISAVTGSVKEAVRLGCSAIGYTIYPASDARNEQYEHLRELTEEAKAHGLVVVVWSYPRGSGVSKEGETAVDIAAYAAQIAAQLGAHIIKVKPPKDLVEHPEAKKVYEKYQIPTKTMADRVRHVVQSAFNGKRIVIFSGGEAKGTEDVLNEIRGIKEGGGFGSIMGRNAFQRPKAEALKLLSDVMKIYQG; translated from the coding sequence ATGCCGGAGCGAACCACCGCGCGCGTGAAAGAGATCCTCTCCTGGTACCAGAGCGACAACCCCGGGACGCTCGCCAACCTCCACCGCCTCCTCATGACCGGGACCCTGGGCGGCACCGGCAAGCTCGTGATCCTCCCGGTGGACCAGGGGTTCGAGCACGGGCCGGCGCGCTCGTTCGCGCCGAACCCCGAGGGCTACGACCCGCAGTACCACTTCCAGCTCGCGATCGACGCGGGGTGCAACGCGTACGCGGCGCCGCTCGGCTTCATCGAGGCGGGGGCGGCGAGGTACGCGGGCCAGATCCCCACCATCCTCAAGCTCAACAACTCCGACTCGCTCTCGAAGCTCGGCGGCGCGCCCATCTCCGCCGTCACCGGCTCGGTGAAGGAGGCGGTGCGGCTCGGGTGCTCGGCGATCGGCTACACCATCTATCCGGCGTCCGACGCCCGTAACGAGCAGTACGAGCACCTGCGCGAGCTCACCGAGGAGGCGAAGGCGCACGGCCTCGTGGTGGTGGTGTGGAGCTACCCCCGCGGCTCCGGCGTCTCGAAGGAGGGCGAGACCGCCGTCGACATCGCCGCGTACGCCGCGCAGATCGCGGCGCAGCTCGGCGCGCACATCATCAAGGTGAAGCCGCCGAAGGACCTCGTCGAGCATCCCGAGGCGAAGAAGGTCTACGAGAAGTACCAGATCCCGACGAAGACCATGGCCGACCGCGTGCGCCACGTCGTGCAGTCCGCGTTCAACGGGAAGCGCATCGTGATCTTCTCGGGCGGTGAGGCGAAGGGCACCGAGGACGTGCTGAACGAGATCCGGGGCATCAAGGAGGGCGGCGGCTTCGGGTCCATCATGGGCCGCAACGCCTTCCAGCGTCCCAAGGCGGAGGCCCTGAAGCTCCTCTCCGACGTGATGAAGATCTACCAGGGCTAG
- a CDS encoding DUF2795 domain-containing protein yields MARGVGERPERSPAAILSAVEYPISRDDLAQAAAENDAPADAINFLRSLPDRIYTSPNDVMRQFGEAGARFGLFSTDVRHRGNIGKEATETGAVPTKHS; encoded by the coding sequence ATGGCGCGTGGAGTCGGTGAGCGGCCGGAGCGGAGCCCCGCGGCGATCCTGTCCGCGGTGGAGTACCCCATCTCACGCGATGACCTCGCACAGGCGGCGGCGGAGAACGACGCGCCGGCGGACGCGATCAACTTCCTCAGATCGCTCCCCGACCGGATCTATACGAGCCCGAACGACGTGATGCGCCAGTTCGGCGAGGCGGGCGCGCGCTTCGGCCTGTTCTCGACCGACGTGCGGCACCGCGGGAACATCGGCAAGGAGGCGACGGAGACGGGCGCGGTTCCCACCAAGCATTCGTAG